A single genomic interval of Halostella salina harbors:
- a CDS encoding metal-dependent transcriptional regulator — translation MLSDVMEDYLKSIYYLERHEGAPVGTSRIAEYLDVTAPTVTSMLDSLEERGLIEREKYKGVELTAEGETVAVEVVRHHRLLEAYLTEHLDYSWSEVHDEADALEHHISEEFERRVAEALGDPDVDPHGDPIPSADLTPPEEDDTTPLAEQEVGATVEVARVSDRDESELQYLEDAGITPGVRLTVVDVAPFGMVTVETEAADEQSLPESVARSIRVRAASDESVGEVSRA, via the coding sequence ATGTTGAGCGACGTGATGGAGGACTATCTGAAATCGATCTACTACCTCGAACGTCACGAGGGTGCGCCGGTCGGCACCTCCCGGATCGCGGAGTATCTGGACGTGACCGCGCCGACCGTCACGAGTATGCTCGACAGCCTGGAGGAACGTGGGCTCATCGAGCGCGAGAAGTACAAGGGCGTGGAGCTGACGGCCGAGGGCGAGACGGTCGCCGTCGAGGTGGTGCGCCACCACCGCCTGCTGGAGGCGTACCTCACCGAACATCTGGACTACAGCTGGAGCGAGGTCCACGACGAGGCCGACGCGCTCGAACACCACATCAGCGAGGAGTTCGAGCGCCGCGTCGCGGAGGCGCTCGGCGACCCCGACGTGGACCCACACGGCGACCCGATCCCGAGTGCCGACCTGACGCCGCCGGAGGAGGACGACACGACGCCGCTGGCCGAGCAGGAGGTCGGCGCGACCGTCGAAGTCGCACGCGTCTCCGACCGCGACGAGTCCGAACTCCAGTATCTGGAGGACGCCGGCATCACGCCGGGCGTCCGGCTGACGGTGGTCGACGTCGCCCCGTTCGGCATGGTGACCGTCGAAACCGAGGCCGCCGACGAGCAGAGCCTGCCGGAGTCCGTCGCACGCTCGATCCGCGTGCGGGCGGCCAGCGACGAGTCCGTCGGCGAGGTGAGCCGTGCATGA
- a CDS encoding DUF7344 domain-containing protein encodes MNIARATSWEGSAANAEREDGTPGSTLRNAVSEPERRYLLQYLLLNRYMVTRADAAEEVAARTQDTGREAVSDDDRTRAEIRLEHDHLPRLEAAGILEYDRASTMVALRPDAESAVRAAL; translated from the coding sequence ATGAACATCGCACGCGCAACGTCATGGGAGGGGTCGGCGGCGAACGCGGAGCGCGAGGACGGCACTCCCGGGTCCACGCTCCGGAACGCCGTGTCGGAGCCGGAGCGGCGGTATCTGCTGCAGTACCTGCTGCTGAACAGGTACATGGTGACGCGGGCCGACGCCGCCGAAGAGGTCGCCGCACGCACGCAGGACACGGGCCGCGAGGCGGTGAGCGACGACGACCGAACGCGGGCCGAGATCCGGCTCGAACACGACCACCTGCCTCGGCTCGAAGCCGCCGGGATCCTGGAGTACGACAGGGCGAGCACGATGGTCGCGCTCCGACCCGACGCAGAGTCGGCTGTCAGGGCGGCGCTGTAG
- a CDS encoding threonine synthase, translating to MDTTEAFVGLDCVDCGERHDAATATHRCPDCGGILDPAYDYDAVDIDRATLAERPFETMWRYHELLPFPRDAAVSMDEGATQLVDCPTLADELGVGRVLIKDEGRNPTGTFKDRGQTVAVTAAVQHGADEVALASAGNAGQAASAYAARAGLDSNVFLPSRAGFTNKAMVNVHGGEMTVVGGRIGDAGAAYEDALAEHDDWYPLQTFVTPYRHEGKKTMLYEIVEQEDWEVPDAVVYPTGGGVGLVGMHKAATELRDLGLTDDLPAMYAAQASGCAPIVEAFEAGRERHEPVETPDTICGGIEIPDPGASPLILEALRESDGGAVATDDDEILASAITVAQEEGIEMGATCAAAASGAMELAEQGEFGPNATVVLLNTGAGNKDDDILRSHLMGQGV from the coding sequence ATGGACACGACGGAGGCGTTCGTCGGACTGGACTGCGTGGACTGTGGCGAACGACACGATGCGGCGACGGCGACACACCGCTGTCCGGACTGCGGCGGCATCCTCGACCCGGCGTACGACTACGACGCGGTCGACATCGACCGGGCGACGCTCGCGGAGCGCCCGTTCGAGACGATGTGGCGCTACCACGAACTCCTCCCCTTCCCGCGCGATGCGGCCGTCTCGATGGACGAGGGGGCGACCCAGCTCGTCGACTGCCCGACGCTCGCGGACGAACTCGGCGTCGGGCGCGTGCTGATCAAGGACGAGGGGCGGAACCCGACAGGCACGTTCAAGGACCGCGGGCAGACCGTCGCGGTGACCGCGGCGGTCCAGCACGGTGCCGACGAGGTGGCGCTCGCCTCCGCGGGCAACGCCGGGCAGGCCGCGTCGGCGTACGCCGCGCGGGCCGGGCTGGACTCGAACGTCTTCCTCCCCTCGCGGGCCGGCTTCACGAACAAGGCGATGGTGAACGTCCACGGCGGCGAGATGACCGTCGTCGGCGGGCGCATCGGCGACGCCGGGGCGGCCTACGAGGACGCGCTGGCGGAGCACGACGACTGGTACCCACTGCAGACGTTCGTCACGCCATACCGTCACGAGGGGAAGAAGACGATGCTGTACGAGATCGTCGAGCAGGAGGACTGGGAGGTTCCCGACGCCGTGGTTTACCCGACCGGGGGTGGCGTCGGCCTCGTGGGTATGCACAAGGCCGCGACGGAACTGCGGGACCTCGGGCTGACCGACGACCTCCCCGCGATGTACGCCGCGCAGGCCTCGGGCTGTGCGCCGATCGTCGAGGCGTTCGAGGCGGGCCGGGAGCGCCACGAACCGGTCGAGACGCCGGACACTATCTGCGGCGGGATCGAGATCCCCGACCCCGGAGCCAGCCCCCTGATCCTCGAGGCGCTCCGCGAGAGCGACGGCGGCGCTGTGGCGACCGACGACGACGAGATCCTCGCGAGCGCGATCACCGTCGCACAGGAGGAGGGGATCGAGATGGGCGCGACCTGCGCCGCCGCGGCCAGCGGCGCGATGGAACTGGCAGAGCAAGGCGAGTTCGGTCCGAACGCCACCGTCGTCCTCCTGAACACCGGCGCGGGCAACAAGGACGACGACATCCTCCGGAGCCACCTGATGGGCCAGGGCGTGTAG
- a CDS encoding NAD(P)/FAD-dependent oxidoreductase produces MSDDATVAVVGGGLSGLVAARRLADAGVDVQLFEREDSVGGRVRTTREDGFVFDRGFQVLFTAYPAAKRELDFDALSLRRFTPGACIARPGERSILSDPFRDLGAFTDSLFNREVTTRDKLLTLKLRRELGNTPSSDIFAGDDTTIREYLRDYGFSAAFVENFAAPFYGGITLDRSLETSSRVFEYTFRALSSGAIAVPADGMAAIPEQLAAAARDAGARIETGATVDGVDAAGTANGEGDVTVTVGGETVTADAAVVAADPPSARDLTGVNAVPTEARACVTQYYAYPAAKRLDAGKRLILNAEGADPNHVVDMTAVAPEYAPDDTTLLAATFLGEREESDVELADLTHEALASWYPEHSFVDLERVRTERVPFAQFAQPPGFRESLPGVRAPAGATYLAGDYTAWSSINGAMESGRRAAEAVLDDL; encoded by the coding sequence ATGTCAGACGACGCGACCGTCGCCGTGGTCGGCGGCGGCCTGTCGGGACTCGTCGCCGCACGACGCCTCGCCGACGCCGGGGTCGACGTGCAGCTGTTCGAGCGCGAGGACTCGGTCGGCGGCCGGGTCCGCACGACCCGCGAGGACGGGTTCGTCTTCGACCGCGGGTTCCAGGTGCTCTTCACTGCCTATCCGGCCGCGAAGCGCGAACTCGACTTCGACGCGCTCTCGCTGCGGCGGTTCACGCCCGGGGCCTGCATCGCCCGGCCCGGCGAGCGGTCGATCCTCTCGGACCCGTTCCGCGACCTCGGCGCGTTCACCGACTCGCTGTTCAACCGCGAGGTGACGACGCGGGACAAGCTGCTGACGCTGAAACTGCGGCGCGAACTGGGGAACACACCCAGCAGCGACATCTTCGCGGGCGACGACACGACCATCCGCGAGTACCTCCGCGACTACGGCTTCTCCGCGGCGTTCGTCGAGAACTTCGCCGCGCCGTTCTACGGCGGGATAACGCTCGACCGGTCGCTCGAAACGTCCAGCCGCGTGTTCGAGTACACGTTCCGCGCGCTCTCGTCGGGCGCGATCGCCGTCCCCGCCGACGGGATGGCGGCGATCCCCGAACAGCTCGCGGCCGCCGCCCGCGACGCCGGCGCGCGGATCGAGACGGGTGCGACCGTCGACGGCGTCGACGCCGCGGGGACCGCGAACGGCGAGGGCGACGTGACCGTCACCGTCGGCGGCGAGACGGTGACGGCCGACGCGGCCGTCGTCGCCGCCGACCCGCCGTCGGCCCGGGACCTGACCGGCGTCAACGCGGTGCCGACCGAGGCGCGGGCCTGCGTCACGCAGTACTACGCCTATCCGGCGGCGAAGCGACTGGACGCGGGCAAGCGACTCATCCTGAACGCCGAGGGAGCGGACCCGAACCACGTCGTCGACATGACCGCCGTCGCGCCGGAGTACGCGCCCGACGACACGACCCTGCTCGCGGCGACGTTCCTCGGCGAGCGCGAGGAGAGCGACGTGGAACTGGCCGACCTGACCCACGAGGCGCTGGCGTCGTGGTACCCCGAACACAGCTTCGTCGACCTCGAACGCGTCCGCACCGAGCGCGTCCCGTTCGCGCAGTTCGCCCAGCCGCCGGGGTTCCGGGAGTCGCTCCCCGGCGTCCGCGCGCCGGCAGGCGCGACGTACCTCGCCGGCGACTACACCGCGTGGTCGTCGATAAACGGCGCGATGGAGAGCGGCCGCCGTGCCGCCGAGGCCGTCCTCGACGACCTATAG